The Rattus rattus isolate New Zealand chromosome 8, Rrattus_CSIRO_v1, whole genome shotgun sequence genome contains the following window.
CATACAGTTCATCTTTACCCAGATCAAAGATAGTCACAGCTAAAACCTGTTCAGAGCTGCACTGACAAAAAATATTAAGTTTCCCTTAGTtaactatttaaaacaaagagtgaagaaatttttgttttacaaagtaTAACAATtcaaacagaatttaaaatgtgtttgtattttaGCTGTAACAGTTAAAATCAAATTATAACATGTAAGTCCCACTTAAATGATTAAGTCATTTCAAATTCTGACATTTCAATCCAAATTCAAGACATTAGCAACCTTGAACTTTTTCCAGGGTTCCAATGTCTGACATTTTAGTCTGAGAATTCCTGGATGCTACAATGCTGGCTGGAGGCAGCGTGCTTTCCTGTACTGTTTTTGTTCTCAACAATGAAGACTAAATTCATACTAGCACAATATTATGGAGAGCATGTTGATTGGTTTTCCAAACGTGTTCTTAAAAACCAAATTCCAATGAGGCCTACAGCATTCTGAAGTCACTTGCCAAATGTGTTGCATTAACAGAAGACTTAAAATAAACTCCAGGGGcttcaagatggctcagcatccTGATGTCCGGCATTCTACCCGcagaacccacacggtggaaggagagctgttctttgacctccactaCCAATTGATCCGTTTTTTTCCTGCCCAATAATTTTTTTGCTTACTGCTTTTTCAGACAGTCTTGCCACCTGAGTTGGTCTGGGGTTCACAATGTGGCCCAAGCTAATGTTGACTGGACaactgcttcagcctccaaaCTGCTAGAATTatagtgtgtgccaccacatctagaCAAAATTAACActtttaagtaaattaaatattcagttttcagaacaacaaaagaaaggaatcaaaatctatctttttgttttggtttttgagacggTTCTAAGTAATCCAAGTTGGTTTCAAAAGTTGTGTCAGACTCCTGAATGTTAACACTACATTGGACCTGACATATAAAAATTTTGATCATAGttcatgataattttattttggagacagggtctcactatactcTCCTAGCTGACCTGAGCTTGCTAAGTAGAATGCATGGCTCTGCTCCCAgtggctgagattaaaggcatgcggaTGTGGGTGCACTACCTGGTCTATCATATAACTATTTACTGTTTAACAATGTATTGATCCAATATAAATAGTTAAATCAAAATTCCTGTTCATCATGGACCATACAGAAGTGAAAGGTCCCTGTAACTCCCTCAAGGAGTCCAACGATTCCTCATTATCATGAACGGCATGCAGGGGTCCAAGCTCTCTTTACTGTATACTCCCACTTACATACGTTGTGGATGTAGTACCTAGAGTAGGAAGGTTCAGATATAGCAGGCAGAAGGGTCGGTGCCGGGGGTGCCTGCAAGTGTAGAGGATGTTTCAGCTTGAGAGGATGAGGGCTCTGGGGGTGACTCTAAAACAGTACTCATGTCCTTTATACCACAGAAGAATACATTTCAGATGGCTAAATTAGTAAACTTTATGTGtattttaacataataaaaacacttaacagtccattcattttaaaaatgaggtccAACTACACATAGCTGATCAGTGTCAAATACAAAAATTCCAATTTTATTTCACTAACAGCTGTGCTCTTAAATTTATTCtaagcaataataaaaattaagaggtTAGGGATGTAAGCAACAGAATTTGTCAACCAgatgtgaagccctgggttcaatcctccaTACCACAATAATAaccaattttaaaagtttttaagaaCCAATTACcaagcctggcagtggtggtacagacctttaatcccagcactcaggaggcagaagcaggtagatctctctgagttcaagtccagactggtctacagagtgagttccaaagcTATGCtaagaaacccagtcttgaaaacaaacaaaaagaaccaattACCTTGGAAACCATTTGGCATGTTCTATCCAGGGGTCATCTCCGGGTTCCCAACATCTCAAGCCACCATCACAACAAAAGCATTTGACGTCATCATTGTGATCCACATAATAAAATCCAGCACTTGCAAGCTGCTCAGGCTGAACAAGAACACTCGATGGCCAGTACAGAAACGTCCTCATCCGAGCAGAGTGTGTCTGCATACTGACATTGGATACACTAAACCTCTGCGTTTCTGAAGTATTTTCCAGAAATGGACAGTGGGGAAAATGTCTCCTGTGCTCTGACAGAGGATCATCGTTCGGTTCCCAGTTGCTCAGTTTCCCACCACAGGCAAAACAGGCCACCCTGTCTCCAGGCCCTGTGTAATAGAAGCCTGCTTTGGCCAGCTCTGCTGGGGACAGAAAACTTAACGGCCACATAGTGTAAGAAAGAAACCTGGCCTCTTCTGTACTCATGGTATAGCTGCCGGGATTCATCCTCAACGAGAAGTCTTCCACTGCTCTAGAATTGAGAGGGTTTGAGGGCAGGCTGGAATGAATGCCACCTTGTTCCAGAGGTAACGAGTGTGCAAATCTACTTTTCGCAGGAGACGTGTTCTTAGCTGCAGACTGCAAACCGCCTGAAAGCAAAGTCTGCACAAAGCTGCAGCTGGGATAGAACTGTCTGTGCTTCTCAGTGGGACTGTCCCCTTGTTTCCAGTTGTCCAGCATCAGGCCACAGCAGAAGCACTTGACCTTGTCATTGACACCTGTGTAGTAAAAGCCAGCACGAGCCAGACTCCTTTCTGAAACAGGAACTCCCCTGGGAAAAGCTGAGTATGTGGACATTCTGTAGAGTTCACACGAAAAGTcatacttcattttttctttgttttcttttgtccaatTTGACAAGACTGTGCTATTCTCCATTATACCGTTAGTTTACTGGGATAAGGTACCCTGGACAAGTCTCTGGGAGAGTTCTGTGCAGGAACAGTAATAGTATTTCTGGCAGCTTAAACTTCCATATGACGCTCCTCACTACTTCACACAAGATCTCTACCATAGACGGGAATGAAACAGCAGACAGCTAACTGGATAGATTCACTGTCTTCTGACTGAACTGGTGAGTTCACACTCACAGGACAAATCTGTCTCATATGACAAGACACCACTCAGGACTCTCTGGGAAGTCACATGAACTCTTTTGGGTAACCCAAGAGCTATATACCCAGAACTTACTTCTCGTTATTAGTTATAGGGCAACTGCTGACTGTATATATGCGGGCTCTTTTCCCTTGTAAGGACTTAAATCTGATGTCTGAACTACTTTTCCTAGCAAAGGAAAGGACCTGAAGTCTGCATCCTGTATTTCCTCAGAACTAATGTCATACAGCTCATCATTATCACAGGACTCTCTAAAGTGGGTTACATCAACTGCATAACTTCCAGGGAAGTCAGCACAGCTCTACTAAGACTACAGGATTTGTTATAAATAAACAGTGCTTAAAGCATAAACTATTACTCTCTCATTGTAATATAAATCTCATATATCACCACCTTAATTCTGTGTCTATCATTTTAATACATCTGGTCAACAGACAGTATTTTGTACATAATCTTAGACTGCATTTTATAAAGTCTGCCAGTGTTTAAGGACCAATTCACTATAAGTCTATTATAATTAAGAATGAGTCAATTGGAGACATGGCTTTCTTCTGTTATCACAAATACAAGAACCCTATTTCACCACGGCTTTTCTGCTGCACAAATGTACCATACTAGTCTTCTTTTCGAAAACTCAGGATTTTATGTAACtattcattgtgtatgtgtactccAAGCAAACTGCATCTTCTTATAAAAATGTTCAGATCTTCATGACTGGGCTTATTTCTATGGGAACATGGGAGAACATAAAGGCTCTTGAGGGctataaatctgaaagaaaaaaagatatttttgaaaactaattACACAGAATTGTCCTCTTCAATTTATTCAATAATgtctaaaaatggccattctagaTAACACATCCAACTACAGCAGTTCCTCTCCCAAGTCTAGAAAGGCTCCAAATCAAGGCACACATTGCGAAAGTACTCCTGAAGTACTAACTATGTTTGTCTTTAAAGTGCACAGCGCTGTATTGTTTAACaagcaaaactgaaaacaaatggaCATTTCCACTTGACAAAAATTggtccctgatttcaagtttgttcgttttatgtattttttatttactactAGACAAAAATGCACCATActtaatgaacatttttttaaggGACGGAGTCTTATTCAGCAGCCTAGGTTGGCTAGAAAGTCAATGTAACCCAAGCTGGTTTTAAAACTtggaattctcctgccttggcctcccaagtaaTAGGAACAGGCTACCAACAGGctccttttgatttctgatttaaAGCTATTTTGATCTAGCACTTGACTGGAGACAAAAGGCACCTGTTAATAGTGAAAACATGGGTCTGAAGGACTGTTGCTATATTTGCCTTGCAGGTAAAGGTttaatcacaagaaaaaaaattatatattttatattatattaaaactataaattaaaatataaatacaaataatgtattataaaatatattcatgcacataaatatgtggatataatacataaatacaatataaaataaacaatataatagatattttatattaaaatataagtatttcCTGAGGATTCCCGAGGCATGCCTGCAAtcttaatctcaacacttggaagATGGAGGTAGGAAGAATGAGATGCTCCTGCTAGACAGAACAGTTGAACTAGCCAGGACTTAATTGGCCACAATAAAGGCACCGGGAAGAGCTCATTAACAGAATCCGTGAAGGACAACCATTCCCTAACAATTCCAAAGCAACTACCACAGACAGCATCTCAAAACCAAAAGAGTACAAATGCCCATAACACAGAGGCCTGAAACAAGGCTACCACTGCACGCGTGGCTTAACTACACTGGTGTTACAACTCCAGCAAGCACTCAACCGACCCTGCTGTATACCCACTGCAGGAGGGCGACAGTTAGATTggaaagacaaaaacacagaagACCTTTCCCAGTTAAACCAAACGTCTCACACGACTACTGGACGCAAGTAGTAACCGATGTGACAACTGTCATCCCCCGGCCGCACAACTGTCTTGGTTTAAAGGCATTAAAGAAATGCTTACAGCTTAAAAACCCTGCAGAAAATCTTAAGTGACAGCCGAGGTGGTgcacaccagtaatcccagcacctaggagactgaggcaggaaaactgccgcaagttcgagaccagcctgggctgataaaaaaataaaccgaaaggaaaagaaagcaaaactgtaATACAAGTCCAAGACCAAGGACTGGGGCAGCGAGCGGGAGTCGGGCGGCCCTGAGAACACAGGAGTTCTTACAACGCCGGCCGAACTGCTTTCGGGGCCGAAGGAGGCCCGCTCGCCCACCCAGCGGTGGAGAGCCACACTCGGCGACCTGCAGAAGGGAGCCGCACTCACCGCAGAGCCGGGCCTCCCGCGTCCGGGAAGCCGCAGCGCCTGACTGTTGACCCGCCGTCTTCCCAAAAGCCCCCGCGGCCAGTAAGACGTTAAGGTGACGTGCGGTGACGTCAGCAGGCGCACGTCGCAATGATGGAAACGAGTGGGCGGAGGGGCGGGACTGTGCGCCTGCGCTCGCGCATGCGTACTCGGGATTTGGAGCTACGCCTTCAGGCCCCAGGGCCCGGGACTAACAAGGCTAGGCCTTCGCGagtgtccctccctcccagcctgcctgcctctgctggctgTTCCGGGCTTTGATACCGTGTGTTTTAATCTGCATTGCACCTTTAAGGGCGGCAACCGTGAGCCGGGGCTCGCAG
Protein-coding sequences here:
- the LOC116906771 gene encoding baculoviral IAP repeat-containing protein 2; this encodes MENSTVLSNWTKENKEKMKYDFSCELYRMSTYSAFPRGVPVSERSLARAGFYYTGVNDKVKCFCCGLMLDNWKQGDSPTEKHRQFYPSCSFVQTLLSGGLQSAAKNTSPAKSRFAHSLPLEQGGIHSSLPSNPLNSRAVEDFSLRMNPGSYTMSTEEARFLSYTMWPLSFLSPAELAKAGFYYTGPGDRVACFACGGKLSNWEPNDDPLSEHRRHFPHCPFLENTSETQRFSVSNVSMQTHSARMRTFLYWPSSVLVQPEQLASAGFYYVDHNDDVKCFCCDGGLRCWEPGDDPWIEHAKWFPRCEFLIRMKGQEFVDEIQARYPHLLEQLLSTSDTSEEENADPPVVHLGPGENWEDAVMMNTPVVKAALEMGFSRSLVRQTVQRQILATGENYRTVSDIVSALLNAEDERREEEKERQSEETASGDLSLIRKNRMALFQQLTCVIPILDNLLEASVITKQEHDIIRQKTQIPLQARELIDTILVKGNAAANIFKNSLKEVDSTLYENLFVEKTMKYIPTEDVSGLSLEEQLRRLQEERTCKVCMDREVSIVFIPCGHLVVCRECAPSLRKCPICRGTIKGTVRTFLS